In candidate division WOR-1 bacterium RIFOXYB2_FULL_36_35, a single window of DNA contains:
- a CDS encoding hydrogenase maturation peptidase HycI produces the protein MSNLLTAEIKDLFSKSNKGLTLLITVGNDLRGDDGVGPYIYERTAEKGFLDSKPRFYLLNAFDKPENIIDEAVKLAPSKVIIIDAADFGGEAGEARIIEKENIPQTTLSTHTFPLPVIAKILEEDTGAEVFFLGIQPQNIELGNGLSDAVKKTAKEIISCMKSIY, from the coding sequence ATGTCAAATTTATTAACCGCTGAAATTAAGGATCTTTTCTCAAAAAGCAACAAGGGACTAACCCTTTTAATAACGGTCGGCAATGATTTGCGGGGCGATGATGGAGTTGGCCCGTATATATATGAGAGGACAGCAGAAAAAGGTTTTTTGGATTCTAAACCGAGATTTTATCTTTTAAACGCATTTGATAAACCTGAGAATATAATTGATGAAGCGGTTAAGCTTGCGCCTTCTAAAGTTATAATAATAGATGCGGCCGATTTTGGGGGAGAAGCAGGCGAGGCTCGTATTATTGAAAAGGAGAATATCCCTCAAACGACATTGAGTACTCATACTTTTCCTTTGCCCGTTATTGCAAAGATTCTAGAAGAAGATACGGGAGCCGAAGTATTCTTTTTAGGTATCCAGCCCCAAAATATTGAATTGGGGAATGGATTGTCGGATGCTGTGAAAAAGACAGCGAAGGAGATAATATCATGCATGAAATCCATTTATTAA
- a CDS encoding hydrogenase/sulfur reductase subunit alpha: protein MSRNISINVEYLTRVEGHGNIVVNVKEGKLETCQLQIVESPRFFEGMIKGRSIFEAQHITCRICGICSCGHTLASIQAAEDAIGFIPSKQTTELRKFLLHMENLDSHILHIYLLVAPDLLGVKSFVPLIDSHNEVVRRALRMKKVCNDVCDILVGRHVHPISSIVGGFTKLPKEKDLDAMLDHLYLLRKDMDKTVELATTLTLPHFERDTEYVALVSDDDEYPMLIGDIGSTDGKSVNKKDYKSVTNEFIVPHSSAKHTKWNRDSYAVGALARFNLNSNKLHPKAKEVASAIGLKSKAIGPYLNTAAQLVECVHSLEEGIRILEGFKKNGINYDEEVVVGLNEKGTIPVKAGNGIGAVEVPRGLLFHDYEVDDKGIITKANCIIPTGQNLNNIEHDMRKLVPEILDKSDSDITLMLEMLVRAYDPCISCSAHFLNVKFINR from the coding sequence GTGAGTAGAAATATTAGTATAAATGTGGAATATTTAACTCGTGTTGAAGGGCATGGAAATATAGTTGTTAACGTGAAAGAGGGAAAACTTGAAACCTGCCAGCTCCAAATAGTTGAATCTCCGCGCTTTTTTGAGGGGATGATAAAAGGGCGTTCTATTTTTGAAGCACAGCATATTACATGTAGGATATGTGGGATATGCTCTTGTGGTCACACTTTAGCGTCAATTCAAGCAGCTGAAGATGCGATAGGATTTATTCCTTCTAAACAGACAACGGAACTTAGAAAATTTTTACTGCATATGGAAAATCTGGACAGTCATATTCTTCATATATATCTTTTGGTTGCTCCAGATCTTTTGGGAGTAAAAAGCTTTGTTCCGCTTATCGATTCTCACAACGAAGTTGTCCGTCGTGCTCTTCGTATGAAAAAAGTTTGTAATGATGTTTGCGATATTTTAGTCGGACGTCATGTCCATCCGATTTCGTCAATAGTCGGAGGATTTACAAAGCTTCCAAAAGAAAAAGATTTGGATGCGATGCTCGATCATTTATACTTGCTTAGAAAAGATATGGATAAGACAGTTGAACTTGCCACAACTTTGACATTGCCTCATTTTGAAAGGGATACCGAGTATGTGGCGCTTGTATCTGACGATGACGAATATCCGATGCTTATTGGAGATATTGGTTCAACGGATGGAAAGAGTGTTAACAAAAAAGATTACAAATCGGTTACTAATGAGTTTATTGTTCCTCATTCATCGGCAAAACATACAAAATGGAACAGAGACTCTTATGCTGTTGGCGCATTGGCAAGATTTAACTTGAATTCCAATAAACTTCATCCAAAAGCAAAAGAGGTAGCATCTGCCATTGGTCTAAAATCAAAAGCTATAGGTCCGTATTTAAATACGGCTGCTCAACTTGTTGAGTGTGTTCATTCCTTGGAGGAAGGAATCAGGATACTCGAAGGTTTTAAAAAGAATGGAATTAATTATGACGAAGAAGTTGTCGTCGGTTTAAATGAGAAGGGGACGATTCCCGTGAAAGCAGGGAATGGGATCGGAGCGGTAGAAGTTCCTCGAGGGCTTCTGTTCCACGATTACGAAGTTGATGATAAAGGGATTATTACGAAGGCAAATTGTATTATTCCGACGGGACAAAACTTAAATAATATTGAGCATGATATGCGAAAGCTTGTTCCCGAAATTTTAGATAAAAGCGATTCCGATATAACTCTTATGCTTGAGATGCTTGTCAGAGCTTATGATCCTTGTATTTCATGCTCCGCCCACTTTTTGAATGTCAAATTTATTAACCGCTGA